The Myroides fluvii region GTGATTTTGATGATATAAAATATCTGAAAGCACTTGCAAAAAATAATGTTATTGCTAGAAATCTAAAAGATTTAAGAATCCAATACGAAGAGGATTCAAAACAATATCAATTTTTGAAGCAATACTTAACGATTAGTCGAGCTGAAATCTTTTTTGCTGATAAAGCTATTCTTATTGAGGGAGATACCGAAAGAATTTTGATACCAACCTTTATGCGTAAAGTTGATGTAGAAGAGAAAGCTAGATTATTAGCTGAAAATAATGAAGATGCATTTCTGCCTCTGCTTTCTCAAAATATATCTATTATTGAAGTAGGTGCATATTCTCAAATATTTGATAAGTTTATTGAATTTTTAGGTATTAAAACTTTAATAATCACAGACATTGATTCCAATGGAGATATTGGTAATAAAGATAGTCAAAATAATCCAGTTATTGAAGCCTGTGAAGTAAGGCTAGGAGTTGAAACGAGCAATAGCGCATTACTTTATTTTTTAGCAGGTACTTCTTGGGATGATTTAAAAAATTTACCAATTGCAAAACGAACAATAAAAATTGAGAATTCAACAATATGTTTATGCTATCAACAGGAAGAGGATAATTATCACGCAAGGAGTTTTGAAGATGCATTTATCCACATCAACAGAGCATTTGTAAATGAAAAGAAAGATAGATTTCAAGGGTTACAAAATCGTAAACTATTTGATGTTGGTAGCAATAATGCATATGTGTTAGCAGATAGATGTATCAAAAAGAAAACCCATTTCGCCTTAGATATATTATATCATAGCGATGAAAATTTTAGTAATTGGAATATTCCAGCTTATATTAAAAATGGATTATTATGGTTGAAGGAAGATTGAATTTAGAACCAGAAGTACAAGAAATTTTTCAATCAATTGATGAATGCAGAAATTTTCTATTAAGTGGAGGTGCTGGAAGTGGAAAAACCTATTCTTTAGTAAATGTAATTCAACAGGTGATAGTTGAAAATCCAACGGCTAAGGTTGCATGTATGACTTATACCAATGCAGCAGTTAAAGAAATTGAAGAAAGGGTAAACCATAAAAATCTTAATGTATCTACGATACACGATTTCTTATGGGATAATATAAAACATTTTCAAAAAGAGCTTAAAGGAGCTCTTATCTCCTTGGCAAATAATGCAGAAGTAACTAAAATTTCTATTACAGAAGTTAATCCCGTTCCTGATAATTATTTTGCGGATTTGCCTGATGGAGTGCAATACAAAGAATTTGTCAGAATACACGAAGGAATAATATCTCACGATGAATTACTTATTGTAGCAAACTATCTTTTTGAAAAATATCCCAAACTTAGCAATATTGTAAAAGATAAATATAAGTTCATTTTCATAGATGAGTACCAAGATACAAGCAAAGTGGTTGTAGAAATATTCCTTGAACATTTTAAGAAAAGTGAAAGAAAGAATATCATAGGTTTTTTTGGGGATGCTATGCAATCAATTTATGAAGATGGTATTGGCAACTTAGATGTTTATAAAGGAGTCGAAGCTGAAAAAGTAAACGAAATTCTAAAGAAGCAAAATAGAAGAAATCCTAAACTTATTATTGATTTGGCGAATAAACTTCGTACCGATGGAATAACACAAGAACCATCTGCCGATCCGAAAGCCCCTAATATGATTGATGGTGCAGTAAAGCAAGGCACGGTTTTGTTTCTGCACTCGACTGATGGGAATATCAATAAAGTTGAAGAATTTTTAGCAGAAAAATATGCTTGGGATTTCAATAATTCAAAGCAAACAAAAGAATTGAACCTTACTCACAATTTAATAGCAGGTAAGGCTGGTTTTAGAAACTTGATGGATATTTATGATAGAGACCACATATTAAGCTATAGAGATAGAATTAAGAAATACATTAAAGATAATAACCTAACTATTGATTTTTCAGACAATACATTTGAAGAAGTAATTGAAATATTACAGCAAGGAAAAAGCGGCAGAGATTTAAATGCTGTTAGTCCAACAAATGCAATGCAGATTTTTATTGAAAGTAATGCCGAATTGTACAATTATGCCAAATCATTAAAGTTTCTTGAATTTTCCAAAATGTATGTTGACAAAGACCAATTACTTGATGATAAAAAGCAAGATGAAGATGATGAAAATAAGAAGGGCTCAAAAAGAGATAATCTTATAAAACATTTATTTAAAATTCAGAATAATATTTCTTTGTATCAAAATAAAAAGTACAATGAATTTTTAAGAGCCACAGATTATCATTTTAAAATAACAAATATTGCAAGCAAAAAAGCCTTAAAAGAAAATATTGAAAGCCTTGTGAATGTAGGGAATAGTACGATTGAACAAGTTATTAATAACGCTGACGAAAAGAGAATTTGTTTGATTGATGATAAGCTGATTGCTTTTAAAGAGAACAAAGAGTATTTGTATAATAGAGTGAAGGATGTTAAGTTTAGTGAATTTCAAAAATTATATGAATACCTTGAAGGACAAACACCGTTTTCAACACAGCATAAAACAAAAGGAGCAGAATTTGATAATGTCTTAGTCATACTTGATAATGGTGGTTGGAATAATTACAATTTTGGTAATCTTTTCTTAGAAACTGGATCGGCAACTGTATTGGATAGAACTCAAAAGATATTTTATGTTTGTTGTACAAGGGCTAAAGAAAATTTATCGGTTTTCTTTCACAATCCAAGTGCGCAAGTAATAACAAAAGCTAAAGAATGGTTTGGAAATAATAACGTGATACAAATTTGATAATGTTTATAGATCAAACCATGTCAATATAAAAGTTAAAAAGATCTTACCCATCAAGAGAAAAGTAGTGTATGTAAGGAGGTGAAAATTTTGAAGGGAAAACAATTGAAAGAAAATATATAATTTAATAACCTAATATTCTATAACTATTATGATATTAAAAAGATACAAAGTAGAAAATTTTCGGTCAGTTCTTGATAGCGGCTGGATTGATTGTGATAATGTGACAACGTTAGTTGGAATTAACGAAGCTGGAAAGTCAAACTTACTTTTGGCTTTGTGGAAGCTAAATCCAGCAAGAGAAGGAAGTATTGACATTTTACACGATATGCCAGTTTCTAAACTTAGTACTTATCGTAAAACTCCCGAAGAAGTAAAGTTTATTACAGCGGAATTTGAGCTTGATGATGAAGCTATAAAGAGCATTGAATCTAAAGTTGAATGTAATCTTCAGGGAGATAAATCTGTAAAAGTTTCTCGTTTTTATGATGGAAGTTATACATTTGAATTTCCAAGTGGAAACCCGAAATCGACTAAAACAGAAAAAGTAACTAAAGAACTTGAAGAGGGCGAAGAACCGATTGAAGAAGATATTATTGTGCCAATTGTTGAATTGGATTTGGAGAAAGCTATTCTCGCAGAAATACCACCATTTGTCTATTACTCAAACTATGGAAACTTATCTTCGAAAATCTATCTTCCAAATGTTATCAAATGGCTAAATGGAGAAACTGTAGATGGAATAGATGTAAACGAGGAACAGGTTCGTACGCTCAGGGTACTTTTCGAATTTGTGAAATTAGACCCGAAAGAAATTTTGGAACTAGGACAAGATCCGAAAGAAATGGCAATGCTTAGGAATGGCAGAAATGGTAATACTCAACCAACTTCTGAGGAAATTAAGCAAGCAGAAAATGATAAGGAAGAACGAAGTATTCTCTTGCAGTCAGCTTCAGGCGATTTGACAAAGAAATTTAGAGAATGGTGGAAACAGGGAGAATAT contains the following coding sequences:
- a CDS encoding UvrD-helicase domain-containing protein, with protein sequence MVEGRLNLEPEVQEIFQSIDECRNFLLSGGAGSGKTYSLVNVIQQVIVENPTAKVACMTYTNAAVKEIEERVNHKNLNVSTIHDFLWDNIKHFQKELKGALISLANNAEVTKISITEVNPVPDNYFADLPDGVQYKEFVRIHEGIISHDELLIVANYLFEKYPKLSNIVKDKYKFIFIDEYQDTSKVVVEIFLEHFKKSERKNIIGFFGDAMQSIYEDGIGNLDVYKGVEAEKVNEILKKQNRRNPKLIIDLANKLRTDGITQEPSADPKAPNMIDGAVKQGTVLFLHSTDGNINKVEEFLAEKYAWDFNNSKQTKELNLTHNLIAGKAGFRNLMDIYDRDHILSYRDRIKKYIKDNNLTIDFSDNTFEEVIEILQQGKSGRDLNAVSPTNAMQIFIESNAELYNYAKSLKFLEFSKMYVDKDQLLDDKKQDEDDENKKGSKRDNLIKHLFKIQNNISLYQNKKYNEFLRATDYHFKITNIASKKALKENIESLVNVGNSTIEQVINNADEKRICLIDDKLIAFKENKEYLYNRVKDVKFSEFQKLYEYLEGQTPFSTQHKTKGAEFDNVLVILDNGGWNNYNFGNLFLETGSATVLDRTQKIFYVCCTRAKENLSVFFHNPSAQVITKAKEWFGNNNVIQI